The Spirosoma oryzicola genome has a window encoding:
- a CDS encoding sensor histidine kinase has translation MAAWLKSHSTNLLIGIALVILPLIYSVYSGVSWSPLRPHEHLVQNGLAYTLLVLFSYLNHTVLVPRWFLTKHYWKYALIAVSCVLAAVYFPYRIEQWFFFKPPKENTPLAWARQLFVEEMMLTGPYTPQFESHHDENRPVFKPFNRHRGLRQDGPPHPPDGERPNDAHGPPFTLLLPVKLAIFFLLGSVSSLISISIQTASRLHQVENDQLQAELRQLKAQIQPHFLFNTLNSIYALAIRQDERTADTIVKLSEFMRYIIRDAHRDKVALAKEINYIGNYIDLQKARLRDAVQVNYRLEGDETNGEIAPLLLFSFIENAFKYGVSPDEESRIDIRIRLEGSNLDLYVANKKVQVSSFENSTGVGLQNTRERLRLLYPDTHQLTIDNNPTDFQVSLNLTLSE, from the coding sequence ATGGCAGCCTGGTTGAAGTCACATAGCACGAATCTACTAATCGGAATTGCTCTGGTAATTCTACCACTGATTTATTCGGTCTACAGTGGTGTAAGCTGGTCTCCGTTAAGACCGCACGAGCATCTGGTACAGAATGGACTAGCCTATACGCTGCTGGTCCTGTTTTCATACTTGAATCATACGGTATTAGTACCCCGCTGGTTTCTAACAAAACACTACTGGAAATACGCACTTATAGCGGTTAGCTGCGTCTTGGCCGCCGTTTATTTCCCGTATCGGATCGAGCAGTGGTTTTTCTTCAAACCCCCAAAAGAAAATACTCCGCTGGCTTGGGCTCGTCAACTCTTTGTGGAGGAGATGATGCTGACTGGCCCCTATACCCCACAATTTGAATCACATCACGACGAGAACAGACCTGTTTTTAAGCCATTTAATCGGCACCGGGGGCTACGTCAAGATGGCCCACCCCATCCGCCAGATGGTGAACGCCCGAACGACGCTCATGGACCGCCTTTTACGCTGCTCCTTCCGGTCAAGCTAGCCATCTTTTTCTTGTTAGGAAGTGTCAGTTCGCTTATCTCTATTTCCATCCAGACGGCTAGTCGGCTCCATCAGGTTGAAAATGACCAGTTGCAGGCTGAACTTCGCCAGCTTAAAGCGCAGATACAGCCGCATTTTCTCTTCAACACCCTCAACAGTATTTATGCGCTCGCCATTCGGCAGGATGAGCGAACAGCCGATACCATTGTCAAACTCTCGGAATTCATGCGCTATATCATTCGCGACGCGCACCGAGATAAAGTGGCTCTGGCTAAAGAGATTAATTACATTGGTAACTATATTGATCTTCAAAAAGCTCGGCTACGTGATGCGGTTCAGGTGAACTACCGACTTGAAGGGGATGAGACGAACGGAGAAATCGCTCCTTTACTTTTGTTTTCGTTTATTGAGAACGCCTTTAAATACGGGGTAAGTCCGGACGAGGAATCGCGGATTGATATTCGAATCCGGCTTGAAGGTAGTAACCTGGATCTTTATGTCGCCAATAAAAAAGTTCAGGTCAGTTCTTTCGAAAATTCAACGGGTGTGGGTTTGCAAAATACCCGAGAGCGGTTGCGGCTTCTTTACCCTGATACGCACCAGTTAACCATTGACAATAACCCGACCGATTTCCAAGTCAGTCTTAATCTGACTTTATCCGAATGA
- a CDS encoding DUF3500 domain-containing protein, whose translation MKRNNVTLFLLILLGFSTSFESCKSTDVDATSTTGSTTGSTTNASSSITTALSATATTTTCGSTGVAQIVCLAEAFKATLSSTQVSTVQLSYSKANAQKWSNLPAGMSARIGINLGALSDTQLAAFRNLMVAVLALNNTNEGYDEMLGNLVADDYLNTIGGGSTYGAGNYFVSFLGTPSTSSLWSILFTGHHYTQPITFNAGAVTGVTPAFRGTEPQAAVTAGNRTYQAFEQERVAFAALLTGLSATEQTTAKLSGSYNDLVLGPGQDGKFPATKSGLQVGSLSSDKQTLVLNAIRLYVNDLDASAAAAVLTKYTSELANTYVSYSGTTAMSSQGDYVRIDGPSVWIEFSYQGGVIIRNTPHSHSVWRDHTSDYGGN comes from the coding sequence ATGAAACGCAACAACGTAACTCTTTTCCTACTGATCCTACTGGGCTTTAGTACCAGCTTTGAATCTTGCAAATCAACGGATGTTGATGCGACCAGCACAACGGGGTCAACGACGGGGTCAACAACAAACGCTTCCAGTTCGATTACAACCGCTCTGTCAGCTACAGCCACAACAACAACCTGTGGTTCGACGGGCGTCGCTCAAATCGTTTGCCTGGCCGAAGCCTTCAAAGCTACCTTGAGCAGTACGCAAGTATCGACGGTGCAATTGAGTTACTCGAAGGCCAACGCACAGAAATGGTCTAACTTACCAGCAGGAATGTCTGCACGCATAGGTATCAACCTGGGTGCGCTCAGTGATACCCAACTGGCGGCTTTCCGCAACCTGATGGTGGCTGTACTGGCGTTAAATAATACGAACGAAGGGTATGATGAGATGCTGGGCAACCTAGTCGCCGATGATTACCTAAACACCATTGGTGGAGGATCTACGTACGGGGCTGGTAATTATTTCGTATCATTTTTAGGCACGCCTAGCACCAGTAGTTTATGGTCTATCTTGTTTACGGGCCACCATTATACCCAGCCCATCACGTTCAACGCGGGAGCGGTCACAGGTGTTACACCGGCTTTCCGAGGTACCGAGCCGCAGGCAGCCGTCACCGCAGGGAATCGTACGTATCAGGCATTTGAGCAGGAACGTGTCGCTTTTGCTGCCTTGTTAACGGGTTTAAGCGCTACCGAACAAACCACGGCTAAACTGTCCGGCAGTTATAACGATTTGGTACTGGGGCCGGGACAGGATGGGAAGTTTCCAGCGACCAAATCAGGCTTACAGGTAGGCAGTCTGAGTAGCGATAAGCAGACACTGGTACTAAACGCCATTCGCCTTTACGTCAATGATCTGGATGCGTCTGCGGCAGCAGCCGTGTTAACCAAATACACCTCAGAATTGGCAAATACGTATGTCTCGTATTCAGGCACGACAGCCATGAGTTCCCAGGGCGATTATGTGCGTATTGATGGACCAAGTGTATGGATCGAGTTCTCCTACCAAGGTGGAGTAATTATCCGAAACACCCCTCATTCCCACTCCGTCTGGCGTGATCATACCAGCGATTATGGCGGCAATTAG
- a CDS encoding PAS domain-containing sensor histidine kinase, translating to MTGDRLSSKSSLELNQKLDSNVALDAAGLGVWDLNSDTGLLNLDTQCLQLFHIDAAHQLSYADFKNFIYPADIARLDELFQQATDDRFSIILRIVGDDKLLRRIELKGRSFLGETGQVIRVTGIAQQVSNQQPVNRQAETEHDHFRELVEQVPVAMALLSGPQFVITLANERVLAYWGKQREDVINKSFFEAMPDVTSQGIDELLQKIYTSGERSIAKESVVILNQNGITEPTSINFICKPFWQDDHITGVLVVCSDATEQVLTRPKNPSNEYADRSLMDTLPAIIWTTEPDGSCSYLNRQWYDYTGQTQAEAEKFGWLDAIHPDDRESSATRFLEANEKHISFDLLYRLRQCDGTYRWAIDKASPRFDNYGQYLGMIGSVVDVHEQKLAEEALRASESKLRSIVSTAPVAIGLFIGRDLVIESPNQTFIDIVGKGPDIVGKPLREVMPELITENQPFLQILDDVFTTGQMFQSYGSQVSIVQNGVMTHKIYNISYSPLFDSDGNVYAILDLAVDVTGEAKARQALKENQNILQSMINMAEMGSYSINLETNQLVKSQRVASWYGLPEVTDVATSISMIQESDQQRVSQLFADALLPSSDGSYQMEYTVINAQTNQKHILQTVGQVRRGLEGQPTHVDGLVWDITSQHELQLALEQLVQQRTEELALTNEELASTNDELAMANQAVTEVNSQLQTLVNDLKRSNQNLEQFAYIASHDLQEPLRKIQSFSSLLQQQFGPELGPTGLDLLQRLANAGSRMSILIRDLLTFSRIATEQVRLSPVALNQIVQESLDNLSLLVEETDALITVDPLPTVQGDVMQLGQLFSNLLSNALKFHKPGEVPQISISAVTVTGASLPTELIQSRPSQRYHRITVSDNGVGFDEKYLDRIFQVFQRLHGKNEFAGTGVGLAICQKVVTNHGGILTASSQTGQGATFIVYLPLLVPTNL from the coding sequence ATGACTGGCGATCGGCTGTCCTCCAAATCCTCCCTCGAGCTCAACCAAAAACTTGATAGTAACGTTGCCCTGGACGCTGCTGGACTTGGTGTCTGGGATTTGAATTCAGATACTGGTCTGCTCAATCTGGATACTCAGTGCCTGCAACTGTTCCACATTGACGCGGCTCACCAACTTTCATACGCCGATTTCAAAAATTTTATTTACCCTGCCGACATAGCTCGATTGGATGAACTGTTTCAACAGGCTACCGACGATCGTTTTTCGATAATCCTTCGGATTGTTGGCGACGACAAGCTGCTTCGTCGGATTGAACTCAAAGGGCGTAGTTTCCTTGGCGAAACAGGACAGGTCATTCGTGTGACAGGCATTGCTCAGCAAGTATCTAATCAGCAACCAGTAAATCGACAAGCGGAAACAGAGCATGACCATTTTCGGGAATTAGTTGAGCAAGTTCCCGTGGCGATGGCGCTCCTTAGCGGCCCCCAGTTTGTGATTACCCTGGCCAATGAACGCGTGCTTGCGTATTGGGGTAAGCAGCGTGAAGATGTCATAAACAAATCTTTTTTTGAGGCTATGCCCGACGTAACTAGCCAGGGCATTGACGAGCTTTTACAGAAAATTTATACCAGTGGTGAGCGCTCTATTGCCAAGGAATCAGTCGTCATCCTAAATCAAAACGGAATAACCGAGCCTACTTCTATTAACTTCATTTGCAAACCTTTCTGGCAAGATGACCATATAACAGGTGTATTGGTGGTTTGTTCTGACGCTACCGAGCAAGTGCTGACCCGCCCGAAAAACCCGTCAAATGAATACGCTGACCGCTCGTTGATGGACACACTTCCGGCTATTATCTGGACGACCGAGCCCGATGGTAGTTGCAGTTATCTGAACAGGCAGTGGTACGATTATACCGGACAGACCCAGGCTGAGGCCGAAAAATTTGGTTGGCTCGATGCTATTCATCCGGATGATAGGGAGTCATCCGCAACGCGTTTCCTTGAGGCAAATGAGAAGCATATATCGTTTGACCTGCTTTACCGTTTGCGTCAGTGCGACGGAACGTACCGCTGGGCAATCGATAAAGCCAGCCCTCGCTTTGACAACTATGGGCAATATCTAGGTATGATTGGCAGCGTAGTTGACGTACACGAGCAGAAACTGGCTGAAGAAGCCCTGCGAGCTAGCGAATCCAAACTTCGCTCAATTGTCTCGACGGCCCCGGTTGCTATCGGCTTATTCATTGGTCGCGATCTGGTAATTGAATCGCCCAACCAGACATTTATCGACATTGTAGGGAAAGGTCCCGATATTGTGGGGAAGCCTTTGCGCGAGGTTATGCCCGAATTGATTACGGAGAACCAGCCCTTTCTACAAATACTCGACGATGTGTTCACCACGGGTCAGATGTTTCAAAGTTACGGTTCGCAGGTGTCTATTGTTCAAAATGGGGTGATGACCCATAAAATTTACAACATTTCCTATAGCCCTCTCTTTGACTCGGATGGAAATGTGTACGCCATTCTCGATCTGGCCGTTGACGTAACGGGTGAAGCGAAAGCCCGGCAAGCCCTGAAGGAAAATCAGAACATTCTGCAATCGATGATCAATATGGCGGAAATGGGTAGCTACAGTATTAATCTGGAAACCAATCAGCTGGTTAAGTCGCAGCGGGTGGCCAGCTGGTACGGACTGCCAGAAGTCACCGATGTTGCCACGTCGATCAGTATGATTCAGGAAAGTGATCAGCAGCGGGTGAGCCAGCTCTTTGCCGATGCTCTTCTGCCGAGTTCGGATGGCTCCTACCAGATGGAATACACCGTTATTAACGCCCAGACAAACCAAAAACATATACTGCAAACGGTAGGTCAAGTTCGTAGGGGATTAGAAGGGCAACCCACCCACGTCGATGGTCTGGTGTGGGATATTACCAGCCAGCACGAACTACAACTGGCCCTGGAGCAACTGGTTCAGCAACGAACCGAAGAGTTAGCGCTTACCAACGAAGAGCTTGCCAGTACCAATGATGAACTGGCGATGGCAAACCAAGCCGTGACGGAAGTGAACAGCCAGTTGCAAACGTTAGTCAACGATTTAAAACGCTCAAACCAGAACCTGGAGCAGTTTGCCTACATTGCATCTCACGATCTGCAAGAGCCCCTCAGAAAAATTCAATCCTTTAGTTCGCTCCTACAGCAGCAGTTTGGCCCCGAACTAGGTCCGACAGGATTGGATTTGTTACAACGACTCGCCAATGCGGGCTCTCGCATGTCAATCCTGATTCGCGACTTGTTGACTTTCTCGCGCATTGCAACCGAACAGGTTCGTTTGTCACCTGTAGCGCTTAACCAGATTGTTCAGGAAAGTTTAGACAATTTGAGTCTACTTGTTGAGGAAACCGATGCTTTAATCACCGTTGATCCTTTACCAACCGTACAAGGTGATGTCATGCAATTAGGGCAGTTGTTTTCAAACCTACTTTCGAATGCGCTCAAATTTCATAAACCAGGAGAAGTACCGCAAATCAGCATTAGTGCGGTAACGGTAACTGGCGCTAGCTTGCCAACTGAGTTGATTCAAAGCCGCCCAAGTCAGCGCTATCATCGAATTACAGTTAGCGATAATGGTGTTGGCTTTGATGAAAAATACCTGGATCGCATCTTTCAGGTGTTTCAGCGATTACACGGAAAAAATGAGTTTGCGGGTACGGGTGTGGGGCTAGCAATTTGCCAGAAAGTGGTCACCAATCACGGTGGTATACTAACGGCCAGTAGTCAAACGGGTCAGGGAGCTACCTTTATTGTATACTTGCCGCTTCTTGTTCCAACTAATCTATAA
- a CDS encoding LytR/AlgR family response regulator transcription factor, with protein MKAIALDDERPALDVIEAFCSRIDTVDLVKTFTRTGEARLYLEANPVDLIFLDINMPKESGLDFFRSITQQTLVIFTTAYSEYALESYEVEAVDYLLKPYTYDRFSKATQRAQARWRTLQQNQDMNNQGPGQAHLFFRADYGLVKVTVADIVFVEGLDNYLKIHLKEGHPLVLRLTMKAMLEKLPANKFIRVHRSFIVAIDKIQSIRGRMILIGEEEIPVGSSYEKDFFSLFMK; from the coding sequence ATGAAAGCCATTGCCCTTGACGACGAACGGCCGGCCCTCGATGTTATCGAAGCCTTTTGTAGCCGAATAGACACGGTAGATCTGGTCAAAACCTTTACCCGAACTGGCGAAGCTCGTTTGTATCTGGAAGCAAACCCCGTCGATCTGATCTTTCTGGACATCAACATGCCGAAGGAGTCGGGACTGGATTTTTTTAGATCCATCACCCAGCAAACCCTCGTTATTTTTACGACGGCATATAGCGAATATGCGCTGGAAAGTTACGAAGTGGAAGCCGTCGATTACCTTTTAAAACCGTACACGTACGATCGTTTCTCGAAAGCGACGCAGCGAGCCCAAGCGCGGTGGCGAACACTCCAGCAGAACCAGGACATGAACAATCAAGGCCCTGGGCAGGCGCACCTCTTTTTTCGGGCGGATTACGGCCTGGTAAAAGTTACCGTTGCCGACATTGTTTTTGTCGAGGGATTGGATAATTACCTGAAAATTCATTTAAAGGAAGGCCATCCTTTAGTCTTGCGGCTTACGATGAAAGCCATGCTGGAAAAACTACCAGCCAATAAATTCATTCGCGTTCACCGGTCTTTCATTGTCGCAATTGACAAAATTCAGTCGATTCGTGGCCGTATGATACTGATTGGAGAGGAGGAAATTCCTGTCGGAAGTAGCTACGAAAAAGACTTTTTTAGTCTGTTCATGAAATAG
- a CDS encoding pyridoxal phosphate-dependent aminotransferase: MTLVESTSVVNQPDMNLFTHTVHSPSYASLTDNFERVDKLKDYCIPVNSYFPTTAIMDALYAKMPYALKYYPSSNSELAELICRFADIADPNSVIAGNGSTELISWLNTLYVKDNLLVPVPSFGRWTDEPKGLGRHVRYAYYSDLNNQCLTADEFVDAVKRTGVRNAVLCNPNNPTGSILQKEDVIWIMQELAYLDTLIIDESFIDFSQSEPPTVKDVVTEFPNAWVLKSLGKNLGLHGLRMGYAISHPKNIDALKKHVPFWNVNGITELLLKLVVEGKADYEQSRLQVIADREYLRSAFQEIHEFTVFPCAANFIYVKLTDTINGDLLRDRLLLNQQCFVRNCGNKIGCSSQYFRVAARPKEDIDYLIAAIKLELKQLATIAFMRDLNSAGCSIHRITKQSL; the protein is encoded by the coding sequence ATGACTCTTGTTGAATCCACCTCGGTAGTCAATCAGCCGGATATGAACCTATTCACGCATACGGTTCACAGCCCTTCGTACGCCAGTCTGACGGATAATTTTGAGCGTGTTGACAAACTGAAAGATTACTGCATACCCGTCAACTCGTACTTTCCGACGACCGCCATTATGGATGCGCTGTACGCAAAGATGCCTTACGCGCTCAAGTATTATCCGAGCAGCAATTCGGAACTCGCCGAACTGATTTGCCGGTTTGCCGATATTGCTGATCCGAATTCGGTGATTGCAGGGAATGGCTCAACGGAGCTGATTTCCTGGCTTAACACGCTGTACGTGAAAGACAACCTGCTGGTACCCGTGCCGTCATTCGGACGTTGGACAGATGAACCAAAAGGGTTAGGACGACATGTACGCTACGCCTACTATTCCGATCTGAACAACCAGTGTCTGACAGCGGATGAGTTTGTAGATGCCGTTAAACGAACAGGTGTGAGAAACGCTGTGCTTTGTAATCCAAACAATCCTACCGGCTCCATTTTGCAGAAGGAAGATGTGATTTGGATTATGCAGGAGTTAGCATACCTCGATACCCTTATAATTGACGAATCGTTTATTGATTTTTCGCAGAGCGAGCCGCCTACCGTCAAAGATGTCGTTACGGAATTTCCGAATGCCTGGGTCTTAAAAAGTTTAGGCAAAAACCTGGGATTACATGGTTTGCGAATGGGCTACGCCATCAGTCATCCCAAAAACATTGACGCCCTCAAGAAACACGTGCCCTTCTGGAACGTCAACGGGATTACTGAATTGTTGCTAAAGTTGGTGGTTGAGGGTAAAGCCGACTACGAACAAAGTCGGTTACAGGTTATTGCTGACCGCGAGTATCTGAGATCTGCTTTTCAGGAGATTCATGAATTTACCGTTTTTCCGTGTGCGGCCAACTTCATCTACGTCAAATTAACCGATACCATCAACGGTGATTTACTTAGAGATCGCTTGCTGCTTAATCAGCAATGCTTTGTGCGAAACTGCGGCAATAAAATCGGCTGTAGCAGTCAGTATTTTCGAGTAGCGGCCCGCCCCAAGGAAGATATTGATTACCTCATTGCGGCCATCAAACTGGAGCTAAAACAGTTGGCAACAATTGCCTTTATGAGGGACCTCAATAGCGCAGGCTGTTCGATCCATCGAATCACCAAGCAGTCCTTGTAA
- a CDS encoding SDR family oxidoreductase, which produces MQELEGKVALITGAGSGIGQATALCFAQQGARVAVLDLSDDNVKQTVEQITQKGGQALGIVADVSQVSDMQQAIEQIQQQWDRLDVVFANAGINGVWAPIDEIEPEEWDQTININLRGTFLTVKYALPLLKVAGGAILITSSVNGTRTFSNTGATAYSCSKAAQVAFAKMTALELAKYRIRVNVICPGAIDTHIDQSTQQRNLEREQEPVVFPEGKTPLTDGAPGNAEQVAQLALFLASDRASHITGTPIWIDGAESLIKA; this is translated from the coding sequence ATGCAAGAATTAGAAGGTAAAGTTGCTCTGATTACGGGGGCCGGCTCAGGAATTGGTCAGGCCACTGCTTTATGCTTCGCTCAGCAAGGTGCTCGGGTTGCCGTACTGGACCTTTCCGATGACAACGTTAAACAGACTGTCGAGCAAATCACCCAAAAGGGTGGGCAGGCACTGGGTATTGTGGCTGATGTCTCTCAGGTTAGCGATATGCAACAGGCTATTGAGCAGATTCAGCAGCAATGGGACCGACTCGACGTGGTTTTTGCCAATGCAGGGATTAATGGGGTTTGGGCACCGATCGACGAAATTGAGCCCGAGGAATGGGATCAAACAATTAATATCAATCTGCGCGGTACGTTCCTGACTGTCAAATATGCACTTCCGCTGTTGAAAGTGGCAGGGGGCGCCATTCTAATAACGTCTTCGGTAAACGGCACACGAACCTTTAGCAATACGGGGGCAACGGCTTATTCCTGTTCTAAAGCTGCTCAGGTAGCCTTTGCCAAAATGACAGCGCTTGAACTGGCTAAGTACCGCATTCGGGTGAATGTGATTTGTCCCGGAGCGATTGACACCCACATTGATCAAAGCACCCAACAGCGCAATCTGGAACGCGAACAGGAGCCGGTGGTGTTCCCCGAAGGTAAGACTCCCCTGACCGATGGAGCGCCTGGTAACGCTGAACAGGTGGCTCAACTAGCTTTATTCCTGGCTTCTGACCGGGCCAGCCACATTACGGGTACGCCTATCTGGATCGATGGGGCGGAGTCACTCATAAAAGCTTAA
- a CDS encoding DUF3500 domain-containing protein, translating into MFASTYSWVRTLNYPALKYVCKLVGTLSSDKQTLVLNAIKLIRKRFRAYNGGYYLTKYTSELASTYIPYSGATSVASQNDYIRIDGPSLWIEFSYQGGVIIRNTPHSHSVWRDHTSDCGVTNVGLGASF; encoded by the coding sequence TTGTTTGCCTCAACTTATTCTTGGGTTAGGACGCTAAATTACCCAGCACTAAAGTATGTCTGTAAGTTAGTTGGTACGCTAAGTTCAGACAAGCAGACGTTGGTATTGAACGCTATCAAGCTAATACGTAAACGGTTTAGAGCCTACAATGGCGGCTATTATTTAACTAAATATACGTCGGAGTTAGCGAGTACCTATATCCCCTATTCGGGTGCGACCTCCGTAGCCAGCCAGAATGACTACATCCGCATTGATGGACCGAGTCTATGGATTGAGTTCTCCTACCAAGGTGGGGTAATTATCCGAAATACCCCTCATTCCCACTCCGTCTGGCGTGATCATACCAGCGATTGTGGGGTAACTAATGTCGGTTTAGGTGCCTCGTTTTGA
- a CDS encoding HupE/UreJ family protein, which yields MMLTPFLVNKVSFVNSRRSRWRLILTILALAIGRPELATAHPMPNSVVLLNVHANRIDAELQIPLVELQSALGHAVNDSSAGLVARLGPQLREYLKTHIRPQSPDGRFWNVTVGELTVHESQNPINGVYRELTAQVQMLPPVRQSGQGEDVRQFTFYYDVVLHQVMTHKILVSVRQDWVRGQLAESEPVQVGEISLDIVNNRILPLSVNLASGSFWTGFTAMVNLGMQHIAEGTDHLLFLLVLLLPAMLQVTGGPGQRFVWGRFGGVRYSLKRLLLIVTAFTIGHSITLLAGSLGWVRLPSQPVEILIAVSILVSAIHAVRPIFPGREAWIAAGFGLIHGLAFASSLANLQLDAGPMALSILGFSLGIELMQLFIILLTIPWLMLLSRTQAYGLVRLTGALLAAIAAIAWVVERITGQPNSLTQGIELVSPYAPYGLGVLAILALLLTWRTNRLRQLPEF from the coding sequence ATGATGTTAACGCCTTTTCTAGTGAATAAAGTAAGCTTTGTCAATAGTCGTCGATCCAGATGGCGATTGATTTTGACTATACTCGCACTGGCCATTGGCCGACCAGAGTTAGCGACTGCTCACCCCATGCCGAACTCGGTGGTTCTGCTCAACGTTCATGCTAACCGCATCGACGCCGAGCTACAAATTCCACTCGTGGAGCTGCAATCGGCTTTGGGGCACGCCGTAAACGACTCGTCGGCAGGGCTGGTAGCACGGTTGGGTCCTCAACTTAGGGAATACCTCAAGACGCATATCCGTCCACAAAGTCCCGACGGGCGTTTCTGGAACGTAACGGTTGGCGAATTGACCGTCCACGAAAGTCAGAATCCAATCAACGGCGTTTATCGCGAACTCACGGCTCAGGTACAGATGCTTCCCCCGGTACGACAATCTGGTCAGGGCGAAGACGTACGACAATTTACCTTTTACTACGACGTAGTATTGCACCAGGTAATGACCCATAAAATTCTGGTGTCGGTACGTCAAGACTGGGTACGCGGGCAACTAGCCGAATCCGAACCGGTTCAGGTAGGAGAAATTAGCCTGGATATTGTTAACAATCGCATTTTACCGCTGTCAGTTAACCTGGCATCGGGTAGCTTCTGGACGGGTTTTACAGCGATGGTTAACCTGGGAATGCAGCACATTGCCGAAGGAACTGACCATTTGCTGTTTTTGCTTGTGTTGTTACTACCCGCTATGTTGCAGGTAACGGGCGGTCCAGGACAACGATTTGTCTGGGGCCGATTTGGCGGGGTTCGTTATAGCCTGAAGCGACTGTTGCTCATTGTTACGGCCTTTACGATAGGCCATTCAATTACATTGCTGGCGGGATCGCTAGGCTGGGTACGGCTTCCCTCGCAGCCGGTTGAAATTTTGATAGCCGTATCGATTCTCGTGTCTGCCATCCATGCCGTTCGCCCTATTTTTCCAGGTCGCGAAGCCTGGATAGCGGCTGGCTTCGGGCTAATTCATGGGCTTGCCTTTGCCAGTTCGCTGGCCAATCTGCAACTTGATGCGGGCCCCATGGCACTAAGTATTCTGGGTTTCAGTCTGGGTATTGAGTTGATGCAGCTATTTATTATTTTGCTGACGATCCCCTGGTTGATGCTGTTGAGCCGCACACAAGCCTACGGACTTGTTCGGTTGACAGGTGCCTTGCTGGCAGCCATAGCGGCTATTGCGTGGGTGGTTGAACGGATCACGGGTCAACCGAATTCATTGACACAGGGAATCGAGTTAGTATCTCCTTACGCGCCTTATGGATTGGGCGTGTTGGCAATACTAGCGTTACTACTCACCTGGCGTACGAATCGGCTGCGTCAACTTCCGGAATTCTAA